The Anas platyrhynchos isolate ZD024472 breed Pekin duck chromosome 34, IASCAAS_PekinDuck_T2T, whole genome shotgun sequence genome contains a region encoding:
- the LOC101794328 gene encoding cyclic AMP-dependent transcription factor ATF-7 isoform X3, with amino-acid sequence MVPFFPFYLLCLRFTNEDHLAVHKHKHEMTLKFGPARTDSVIIADQTPTPTRFLKNCEEVGLFNELASSFEHEFKKAAEDDEKKSAGALDMSLPSTPDIKIKEEEPVEVDSSPPDSPASNPPSPQSKEKEITSKPVIVSTPTPTIVRPGSLPLHLGYDPLHPTLPSPTSVITQAPPSNRQLGSPTGSLPLVVQLPNGQTMPVLPGPPVQMPSVISLARPMAMVPNIPGIPGPPINSSGSISPSGLPVHSEAKMRLKASLTASSSLNGSNLVVGSASTMVTARPEQSQILVQHPDAPSPAQPQVSPAQPTPSTGGRRRRTVDEDPDERRQRFLERNRAAASRCRQKRKLWVSSLEKKAEELTTQNIQLSVKRSHATEERSCSAEAAPAGSQGLPRHCTTEENTGLSRKPEGELGAHRLPGSRHPAQLRHRLPQRAQRPLGGRSRGHLGAHADGEPKDRTGRAAAAPRHHGPTVAVCRQMMAQPPRGTRSEAKRGLCPSPSPRAVGTEMDFFFFLFFFFLKKVS; translated from the exons ATGgtgccttttttccctttttatttgcTCTGTCTG aGGTTTACAAACGAGGACCACCTGGCGGTTCATAAACACAAGCATGAGATGACATTGAAATTCGGCCCTGCTCGAACCGACTCAGTCATCATAGCAG ATCAGACCCCGACCCCGACTCGGTTCCTGAAGAACTGCGAGGAGGTGGGACTCTTCAACGAGCTGGCCAGCTCCTTCGAGCACGAGTTCAAGAAAGCTGCGGAGGATGACGAGAAAAAG AGCGCTGGAGCCCTGGACATGTCCCTGCCCTCGACCCCAGACATCAAAATAAAGGAGGAGGAGCCGGTGGAGGTGGACTCGTCCCCCCCAGACAGTCCTGCCTCGAACCCGCCGTCGCCGCAGAGCAAGGAGAAG GAGATCACCTCCAAGCCCGTCATCGTCTCTACGCCCACCCCAACCATCGTGCGCCCGGGCTCGCTGCCTCTGCACTTGGGCTACGACCCCCTGCACCCAACGCTGCCGTCCCCCACCTCCGTCATCACCCAGGCTCCCCCTTCCAACAGGCAGCTGGG GTCGCCCACGGGTTCCCTTCCGCTTGTCGTGCAGCTTCCGAACGGGCAGACCATGCCTGTCCTCCCAGGCCCTCCTGTGCAGATGCCTTCTGTGATATCG CTGGCTCGGCCCATGGCCATGGTGCCCAACATTCCCGGTATTCCTGGGCCCCCCATCAACAGCAGCGGCTCCATCTCGCCCTCGGGCCTCCCCGTGCACTCGGAAGCCAAAATG agGCTGAAGGCCAGCTTGACGGCGTCTTCCTCGCTCAACGGCAGCAACCTGGTGGTGGGCTCAGCCAGCACGATGGTGACTGCGCGCCCGGAGCAGAGTCAGATCCTCGTCCAGCACCCcgacgccccctccccagctcagcCACag GTTTCCCCTGCCCAGCCCACGCCCAGCACCGGCGGGCGGCGGAGGCGCACGGTGGACGAAGACCCCGACGAGCGCCGGCAGCGGTTCCTGGAGCGCAACCGTGCCGCCGCGTCCCGCTGCAGGCAGAAACGCAAGCTCTGGGTGTCTTCCTTGGAGAAGAAAGCCGAGGAGCTCACGACCCAGAACATCCAGCTGAGCGTGA AACGAAGTCACGCTACTGAGGAACGAAGTTGCTCAGCtgaagcagctcctgctggctcACAAGGACTGCCCCGTCACTGCactacagaagaaaacacagggCTATCTCG AAAGCCCGAAGGAGAGCTCGGAGCCCACCGGCTCCCCGGCTCCCGTCATCCAGCACAGCTCCGTCACCGCCTCCCCCAACGGGCTCAGCGTCCGCTCGGCGGCCGAAGCCGTGGCCACCTCGGTGCTCACGCAGATGGCGAGCCAAAGGACAGAACTGGCCGTGCCGCTGCAGCCCCACGTCATCATGGCCCCACAGTCGCAGTCTGCCGGCAGATGATGGCGCAGCCCCCGCGCGGGACACGGAGCGAAGCAAAGCGCGGACTCTGCCCGTCCCCGAGTCCCCGAGCGGTGGGGACggagatggatttttttttttttcttttctttttttttttaaaaaaagtgagTTAA
- the LOC101794328 gene encoding cyclic AMP-dependent transcription factor ATF-7 isoform X5, whose product MGFFTHGSPLLEASSPGTACPCAPPRRFTNEDHLAVHKHKHEMTLKFGPARTDSVIIADQTPTPTRFLKNCEEVGLFNELASSFEHEFKKAAEDDEKKSAGALDMSLPSTPDIKIKEEEPVEVDSSPPDSPASNPPSPQSKEKEITSKPVIVSTPTPTIVRPGSLPLHLGYDPLHPTLPSPTSVITQAPPSNRQLGSPTGSLPLVVQLPNGQTMPVLPGPPVQMPSVISLARPMAMVPNIPGIPGPPINSSGSISPSGLPVHSEAKMRLKASLTASSSLNGSNLVVGSASTMVTARPEQSQILVQHPDAPSPAQPQVSPAQPTPSTGGRRRRTVDEDPDERRQRFLERNRAAASRCRQKRKLWVSSLEKKAEELTTQNIQLSNEVTLLRNEVAQLKQLLLAHKDCPVTALQKKTQGYLESPKESSEPTGSPAPVIQHSSVTASPNGLSVRSAAEAVATSVLTQMASQRTELAVPLQPHVIMAPQSQSAGR is encoded by the exons aGGTTTACAAACGAGGACCACCTGGCGGTTCATAAACACAAGCATGAGATGACATTGAAATTCGGCCCTGCTCGAACCGACTCAGTCATCATAGCAG ATCAGACCCCGACCCCGACTCGGTTCCTGAAGAACTGCGAGGAGGTGGGACTCTTCAACGAGCTGGCCAGCTCCTTCGAGCACGAGTTCAAGAAAGCTGCGGAGGATGACGAGAAAAAG AGCGCTGGAGCCCTGGACATGTCCCTGCCCTCGACCCCAGACATCAAAATAAAGGAGGAGGAGCCGGTGGAGGTGGACTCGTCCCCCCCAGACAGTCCTGCCTCGAACCCGCCGTCGCCGCAGAGCAAGGAGAAG GAGATCACCTCCAAGCCCGTCATCGTCTCTACGCCCACCCCAACCATCGTGCGCCCGGGCTCGCTGCCTCTGCACTTGGGCTACGACCCCCTGCACCCAACGCTGCCGTCCCCCACCTCCGTCATCACCCAGGCTCCCCCTTCCAACAGGCAGCTGGG GTCGCCCACGGGTTCCCTTCCGCTTGTCGTGCAGCTTCCGAACGGGCAGACCATGCCTGTCCTCCCAGGCCCTCCTGTGCAGATGCCTTCTGTGATATCG CTGGCTCGGCCCATGGCCATGGTGCCCAACATTCCCGGTATTCCTGGGCCCCCCATCAACAGCAGCGGCTCCATCTCGCCCTCGGGCCTCCCCGTGCACTCGGAAGCCAAAATG agGCTGAAGGCCAGCTTGACGGCGTCTTCCTCGCTCAACGGCAGCAACCTGGTGGTGGGCTCAGCCAGCACGATGGTGACTGCGCGCCCGGAGCAGAGTCAGATCCTCGTCCAGCACCCcgacgccccctccccagctcagcCACag GTTTCCCCTGCCCAGCCCACGCCCAGCACCGGCGGGCGGCGGAGGCGCACGGTGGACGAAGACCCCGACGAGCGCCGGCAGCGGTTCCTGGAGCGCAACCGTGCCGCCGCGTCCCGCTGCAGGCAGAAACGCAAGCTCTGGGTGTCTTCCTTGGAGAAGAAAGCCGAGGAGCTCACGACCCAGAACATCCAGCTGAGC AACGAAGTCACGCTACTGAGGAACGAAGTTGCTCAGCtgaagcagctcctgctggctcACAAGGACTGCCCCGTCACTGCactacagaagaaaacacagggCTATCTCG AAAGCCCGAAGGAGAGCTCGGAGCCCACCGGCTCCCCGGCTCCCGTCATCCAGCACAGCTCCGTCACCGCCTCCCCCAACGGGCTCAGCGTCCGCTCGGCGGCCGAAGCCGTGGCCACCTCGGTGCTCACGCAGATGGCGAGCCAAAGGACAGAACTGGCCGTGCCGCTGCAGCCCCACGTCATCATGGCCCCACAGTCGCAGTCTGCCGGCAGATGA
- the TARBP2 gene encoding LOW QUALITY PROTEIN: RISC-loading complex subunit TARBP2 (The sequence of the model RefSeq protein was modified relative to this genomic sequence to represent the inferred CDS: deleted 3 bases in 2 codons) yields the protein MSEEGAGGGARRSGGGFPSPVPSLEQMLASSPGKTPISLLQEYGTRIGRTPGYDLLKAEGQAHQPNFTFRVTVGDVSCTGGAGPSKKAAKHKAAEVALKLLKGGDMLEPGAPEEPSSPFPPDPPVEPGPAATPPTPAVPPPSPRGTPLEAKAPVPPPQSECNPVGALQELVVQKGWRLPEYTVTQESGPAHRKEFTMTCRVERFVEIGSGTSKKLAKRNAAAKMLVRIHNVPMEPREGSEAEVEEDQFCMAGPRLEGLRGRAAGCTWDSLRNSAGEKILQLRSHPLAPMGAGACALLQELSEEQSFAISYLDIDALSLSGLHQCLVELSTQPATVCHGAAPSRDGARRRRARNALQYLRIMAGGK from the exons ccctgtccccagcctggaGCAGATGCTGGCGTCCAGCCCCGGGAAGACGCCCATCAGCCTGCTGCAGGAGTATGGCACGCGCATAGGGCGCACCCCGGGCTACGACCTGCTGAAGGCCGAGGGCCAGGCCCACCAGCCCAACTTCACCTTCCGCGTCACCGTCGGGGACGTCAGCTGCACCGGTGG GGCAGGACCCAGCAAGAAGGCGGCAAAGCACAAAGCGGCCGAGGTGGCCCTAAAGCTGCTCAAGGGGGGGGACATGCTGGAGCCCGGCGCC CCCGAGGAGCCcag CTCTCCtttccccccagacccccccgtggagcccggccccgccgccacccccccgacccccgccgtgccccccccttcccccag GGGCACCCCCCTGGAGGCGAAGGcgcccgtgccccccccccagtccgAGTGTAACCCCGTGGGGGCTCTGCAG gagctggtggtgCAGAAGGGCTGGCGCCTGCCCGAGTACACGGTGACACAGGAATCGGGGCCGGCGCACCGCAAGGAGTTCACCATGACCTGCCGGGTCGAGCGCTTCGTGGAGATCG GCAGCGGCACCTCCAAGAAGCTGGCGAAGCGCAACGCGGCCGCCAAGATGCTGGTGAGGATCCACAACGTGCCCATGGAGCCGCGGGAGGGCAGCGAGGCCGAGGTGGAGGAGGATCAGTTCTGCATG GCTGGCCCCCggctggaggggctgcggggccgcgccgccggCTGCACCTGGGACTCGCTGCGCAACTCGGCGGGAGAGAAAATCCTGCAGCTGCGCAGCCACCCcctggcacccatgggtgctggcgCCTGCGCCCTCCTCCAGGAGCTCTCCGAGGAGCAGAGCTTCGCCATCAGCTACCTCGACATCg atgcgCTGAGCCTCAGCGGGCTGCACCAGTGCCTGGTGGAGCTGTCGACGCAGCCGGCCACCGTGTGCCACGGCGCCGCCCCCTCCCGCGACGGCGCCCGC CGCAGGCGGGCCCGCAACGCCCTGCAGTACCTGCGCATCATGGCGGGGGGCAAGTGA
- the LOC101794328 gene encoding cyclic AMP-dependent transcription factor ATF-7 isoform X4, giving the protein MTLKFGPARTDSVIIADQTPTPTRFLKNCEEVGLFNELASSFEHEFKKAAEDDEKKSAGALDMSLPSTPDIKIKEEEPVEVDSSPPDSPASNPPSPQSKEKEITSKPVIVSTPTPTIVRPGSLPLHLGYDPLHPTLPSPTSVITQAPPSNRQLGSPTGSLPLVVQLPNGQTMPVLPGPPVQMPSVISLARPMAMVPNIPGIPGPPINSSGSISPSGLPVHSEAKMRLKASLTASSSLNGSNLVVGSASTMVTARPEQSQILVQHPDAPSPAQPQVSPAQPTPSTGGRRRRTVDEDPDERRQRFLERNRAAASRCRQKRKLWVSSLEKKAEELTTQNIQLSVKRSHATEERSCSAEAAPAGSQGLPRHCTTEENTGLSRKPEGELGAHRLPGSRHPAQLRHRLPQRAQRPLGGRSRGHLGAHADGEPKDRTGRAAAAPRHHGPTVAVCRQMMAQPPRGTRSEAKRGLCPSPSPRAVGTEMDFFFFLFFFFLKKVS; this is encoded by the exons ATGACATTGAAATTCGGCCCTGCTCGAACCGACTCAGTCATCATAGCAG ATCAGACCCCGACCCCGACTCGGTTCCTGAAGAACTGCGAGGAGGTGGGACTCTTCAACGAGCTGGCCAGCTCCTTCGAGCACGAGTTCAAGAAAGCTGCGGAGGATGACGAGAAAAAG AGCGCTGGAGCCCTGGACATGTCCCTGCCCTCGACCCCAGACATCAAAATAAAGGAGGAGGAGCCGGTGGAGGTGGACTCGTCCCCCCCAGACAGTCCTGCCTCGAACCCGCCGTCGCCGCAGAGCAAGGAGAAG GAGATCACCTCCAAGCCCGTCATCGTCTCTACGCCCACCCCAACCATCGTGCGCCCGGGCTCGCTGCCTCTGCACTTGGGCTACGACCCCCTGCACCCAACGCTGCCGTCCCCCACCTCCGTCATCACCCAGGCTCCCCCTTCCAACAGGCAGCTGGG GTCGCCCACGGGTTCCCTTCCGCTTGTCGTGCAGCTTCCGAACGGGCAGACCATGCCTGTCCTCCCAGGCCCTCCTGTGCAGATGCCTTCTGTGATATCG CTGGCTCGGCCCATGGCCATGGTGCCCAACATTCCCGGTATTCCTGGGCCCCCCATCAACAGCAGCGGCTCCATCTCGCCCTCGGGCCTCCCCGTGCACTCGGAAGCCAAAATG agGCTGAAGGCCAGCTTGACGGCGTCTTCCTCGCTCAACGGCAGCAACCTGGTGGTGGGCTCAGCCAGCACGATGGTGACTGCGCGCCCGGAGCAGAGTCAGATCCTCGTCCAGCACCCcgacgccccctccccagctcagcCACag GTTTCCCCTGCCCAGCCCACGCCCAGCACCGGCGGGCGGCGGAGGCGCACGGTGGACGAAGACCCCGACGAGCGCCGGCAGCGGTTCCTGGAGCGCAACCGTGCCGCCGCGTCCCGCTGCAGGCAGAAACGCAAGCTCTGGGTGTCTTCCTTGGAGAAGAAAGCCGAGGAGCTCACGACCCAGAACATCCAGCTGAGCGTGA AACGAAGTCACGCTACTGAGGAACGAAGTTGCTCAGCtgaagcagctcctgctggctcACAAGGACTGCCCCGTCACTGCactacagaagaaaacacagggCTATCTCG AAAGCCCGAAGGAGAGCTCGGAGCCCACCGGCTCCCCGGCTCCCGTCATCCAGCACAGCTCCGTCACCGCCTCCCCCAACGGGCTCAGCGTCCGCTCGGCGGCCGAAGCCGTGGCCACCTCGGTGCTCACGCAGATGGCGAGCCAAAGGACAGAACTGGCCGTGCCGCTGCAGCCCCACGTCATCATGGCCCCACAGTCGCAGTCTGCCGGCAGATGATGGCGCAGCCCCCGCGCGGGACACGGAGCGAAGCAAAGCGCGGACTCTGCCCGTCCCCGAGTCCCCGAGCGGTGGGGACggagatggatttttttttttttcttttctttttttttttaaaaaaagtgagTTAA
- the LOC101794328 gene encoding cyclic AMP-dependent transcription factor ATF-7 isoform X6, which translates to MGDDRPFVCNAPGCGQRFTNEDHLAVHKHKHEMTLKFGPARTDSVIIADQTPTPTRFLKNCEEVGLFNELASSFEHEFKKAAEDDEKKSAGALDMSLPSTPDIKIKEEEPVEVDSSPPDSPASNPPSPQSKEKEITSKPVIVSTPTPTIVRPGSLPLHLGYDPLHPTLPSPTSVITQAPPSNRQLGSPTGSLPLVVQLPNGQTMPVLPGPPVQMPSVISLARPMAMVPNIPGIPGPPINSSGSISPSGLPVHSEAKMRLKASLTASSSLNGSNLVVGSASTMVTARPEQSQILVQHPDAPSPAQPQVSPAQPTPSTGGRRRRTVDEDPDERRQRFLERNRAAASRCRQKRKLWVSSLEKKAEELTTQNIQLSNEVTLLRNEVAQLKQLLLAHKDCPVTALQKKTQGYLESPKESSEPTGSPAPVIQHSSVTASPNGLSVRSAAEAVATSVLTQMASQRTELAVPLQPHVIMAPQSQSAGR; encoded by the exons aGGTTTACAAACGAGGACCACCTGGCGGTTCATAAACACAAGCATGAGATGACATTGAAATTCGGCCCTGCTCGAACCGACTCAGTCATCATAGCAG ATCAGACCCCGACCCCGACTCGGTTCCTGAAGAACTGCGAGGAGGTGGGACTCTTCAACGAGCTGGCCAGCTCCTTCGAGCACGAGTTCAAGAAAGCTGCGGAGGATGACGAGAAAAAG AGCGCTGGAGCCCTGGACATGTCCCTGCCCTCGACCCCAGACATCAAAATAAAGGAGGAGGAGCCGGTGGAGGTGGACTCGTCCCCCCCAGACAGTCCTGCCTCGAACCCGCCGTCGCCGCAGAGCAAGGAGAAG GAGATCACCTCCAAGCCCGTCATCGTCTCTACGCCCACCCCAACCATCGTGCGCCCGGGCTCGCTGCCTCTGCACTTGGGCTACGACCCCCTGCACCCAACGCTGCCGTCCCCCACCTCCGTCATCACCCAGGCTCCCCCTTCCAACAGGCAGCTGGG GTCGCCCACGGGTTCCCTTCCGCTTGTCGTGCAGCTTCCGAACGGGCAGACCATGCCTGTCCTCCCAGGCCCTCCTGTGCAGATGCCTTCTGTGATATCG CTGGCTCGGCCCATGGCCATGGTGCCCAACATTCCCGGTATTCCTGGGCCCCCCATCAACAGCAGCGGCTCCATCTCGCCCTCGGGCCTCCCCGTGCACTCGGAAGCCAAAATG agGCTGAAGGCCAGCTTGACGGCGTCTTCCTCGCTCAACGGCAGCAACCTGGTGGTGGGCTCAGCCAGCACGATGGTGACTGCGCGCCCGGAGCAGAGTCAGATCCTCGTCCAGCACCCcgacgccccctccccagctcagcCACag GTTTCCCCTGCCCAGCCCACGCCCAGCACCGGCGGGCGGCGGAGGCGCACGGTGGACGAAGACCCCGACGAGCGCCGGCAGCGGTTCCTGGAGCGCAACCGTGCCGCCGCGTCCCGCTGCAGGCAGAAACGCAAGCTCTGGGTGTCTTCCTTGGAGAAGAAAGCCGAGGAGCTCACGACCCAGAACATCCAGCTGAGC AACGAAGTCACGCTACTGAGGAACGAAGTTGCTCAGCtgaagcagctcctgctggctcACAAGGACTGCCCCGTCACTGCactacagaagaaaacacagggCTATCTCG AAAGCCCGAAGGAGAGCTCGGAGCCCACCGGCTCCCCGGCTCCCGTCATCCAGCACAGCTCCGTCACCGCCTCCCCCAACGGGCTCAGCGTCCGCTCGGCGGCCGAAGCCGTGGCCACCTCGGTGCTCACGCAGATGGCGAGCCAAAGGACAGAACTGGCCGTGCCGCTGCAGCCCCACGTCATCATGGCCCCACAGTCGCAGTCTGCCGGCAGATGA
- the LOC101794328 gene encoding cyclic AMP-dependent transcription factor ATF-7 isoform X1, translating into MGFFTHGSPLLEASSPGTACPCAPPRRFTNEDHLAVHKHKHEMTLKFGPARTDSVIIADQTPTPTRFLKNCEEVGLFNELASSFEHEFKKAAEDDEKKSAGALDMSLPSTPDIKIKEEEPVEVDSSPPDSPASNPPSPQSKEKEITSKPVIVSTPTPTIVRPGSLPLHLGYDPLHPTLPSPTSVITQAPPSNRQLGSPTGSLPLVVQLPNGQTMPVLPGPPVQMPSVISLARPMAMVPNIPGIPGPPINSSGSISPSGLPVHSEAKMRLKASLTASSSLNGSNLVVGSASTMVTARPEQSQILVQHPDAPSPAQPQVSPAQPTPSTGGRRRRTVDEDPDERRQRFLERNRAAASRCRQKRKLWVSSLEKKAEELTTQNIQLSVKRSHATEERSCSAEAAPAGSQGLPRHCTTEENTGLSRKPEGELGAHRLPGSRHPAQLRHRLPQRAQRPLGGRSRGHLGAHADGEPKDRTGRAAAAPRHHGPTVAVCRQMMAQPPRGTRSEAKRGLCPSPSPRAVGTEMDFFFFLFFFFLKKVS; encoded by the exons aGGTTTACAAACGAGGACCACCTGGCGGTTCATAAACACAAGCATGAGATGACATTGAAATTCGGCCCTGCTCGAACCGACTCAGTCATCATAGCAG ATCAGACCCCGACCCCGACTCGGTTCCTGAAGAACTGCGAGGAGGTGGGACTCTTCAACGAGCTGGCCAGCTCCTTCGAGCACGAGTTCAAGAAAGCTGCGGAGGATGACGAGAAAAAG AGCGCTGGAGCCCTGGACATGTCCCTGCCCTCGACCCCAGACATCAAAATAAAGGAGGAGGAGCCGGTGGAGGTGGACTCGTCCCCCCCAGACAGTCCTGCCTCGAACCCGCCGTCGCCGCAGAGCAAGGAGAAG GAGATCACCTCCAAGCCCGTCATCGTCTCTACGCCCACCCCAACCATCGTGCGCCCGGGCTCGCTGCCTCTGCACTTGGGCTACGACCCCCTGCACCCAACGCTGCCGTCCCCCACCTCCGTCATCACCCAGGCTCCCCCTTCCAACAGGCAGCTGGG GTCGCCCACGGGTTCCCTTCCGCTTGTCGTGCAGCTTCCGAACGGGCAGACCATGCCTGTCCTCCCAGGCCCTCCTGTGCAGATGCCTTCTGTGATATCG CTGGCTCGGCCCATGGCCATGGTGCCCAACATTCCCGGTATTCCTGGGCCCCCCATCAACAGCAGCGGCTCCATCTCGCCCTCGGGCCTCCCCGTGCACTCGGAAGCCAAAATG agGCTGAAGGCCAGCTTGACGGCGTCTTCCTCGCTCAACGGCAGCAACCTGGTGGTGGGCTCAGCCAGCACGATGGTGACTGCGCGCCCGGAGCAGAGTCAGATCCTCGTCCAGCACCCcgacgccccctccccagctcagcCACag GTTTCCCCTGCCCAGCCCACGCCCAGCACCGGCGGGCGGCGGAGGCGCACGGTGGACGAAGACCCCGACGAGCGCCGGCAGCGGTTCCTGGAGCGCAACCGTGCCGCCGCGTCCCGCTGCAGGCAGAAACGCAAGCTCTGGGTGTCTTCCTTGGAGAAGAAAGCCGAGGAGCTCACGACCCAGAACATCCAGCTGAGCGTGA AACGAAGTCACGCTACTGAGGAACGAAGTTGCTCAGCtgaagcagctcctgctggctcACAAGGACTGCCCCGTCACTGCactacagaagaaaacacagggCTATCTCG AAAGCCCGAAGGAGAGCTCGGAGCCCACCGGCTCCCCGGCTCCCGTCATCCAGCACAGCTCCGTCACCGCCTCCCCCAACGGGCTCAGCGTCCGCTCGGCGGCCGAAGCCGTGGCCACCTCGGTGCTCACGCAGATGGCGAGCCAAAGGACAGAACTGGCCGTGCCGCTGCAGCCCCACGTCATCATGGCCCCACAGTCGCAGTCTGCCGGCAGATGATGGCGCAGCCCCCGCGCGGGACACGGAGCGAAGCAAAGCGCGGACTCTGCCCGTCCCCGAGTCCCCGAGCGGTGGGGACggagatggatttttttttttttcttttctttttttttttaaaaaaagtgagTTAA
- the LOC101794328 gene encoding cyclic AMP-dependent transcription factor ATF-7 isoform X2, with product MGDDRPFVCNAPGCGQRFTNEDHLAVHKHKHEMTLKFGPARTDSVIIADQTPTPTRFLKNCEEVGLFNELASSFEHEFKKAAEDDEKKSAGALDMSLPSTPDIKIKEEEPVEVDSSPPDSPASNPPSPQSKEKEITSKPVIVSTPTPTIVRPGSLPLHLGYDPLHPTLPSPTSVITQAPPSNRQLGSPTGSLPLVVQLPNGQTMPVLPGPPVQMPSVISLARPMAMVPNIPGIPGPPINSSGSISPSGLPVHSEAKMRLKASLTASSSLNGSNLVVGSASTMVTARPEQSQILVQHPDAPSPAQPQVSPAQPTPSTGGRRRRTVDEDPDERRQRFLERNRAAASRCRQKRKLWVSSLEKKAEELTTQNIQLSVKRSHATEERSCSAEAAPAGSQGLPRHCTTEENTGLSRKPEGELGAHRLPGSRHPAQLRHRLPQRAQRPLGGRSRGHLGAHADGEPKDRTGRAAAAPRHHGPTVAVCRQMMAQPPRGTRSEAKRGLCPSPSPRAVGTEMDFFFFLFFFFLKKVS from the exons aGGTTTACAAACGAGGACCACCTGGCGGTTCATAAACACAAGCATGAGATGACATTGAAATTCGGCCCTGCTCGAACCGACTCAGTCATCATAGCAG ATCAGACCCCGACCCCGACTCGGTTCCTGAAGAACTGCGAGGAGGTGGGACTCTTCAACGAGCTGGCCAGCTCCTTCGAGCACGAGTTCAAGAAAGCTGCGGAGGATGACGAGAAAAAG AGCGCTGGAGCCCTGGACATGTCCCTGCCCTCGACCCCAGACATCAAAATAAAGGAGGAGGAGCCGGTGGAGGTGGACTCGTCCCCCCCAGACAGTCCTGCCTCGAACCCGCCGTCGCCGCAGAGCAAGGAGAAG GAGATCACCTCCAAGCCCGTCATCGTCTCTACGCCCACCCCAACCATCGTGCGCCCGGGCTCGCTGCCTCTGCACTTGGGCTACGACCCCCTGCACCCAACGCTGCCGTCCCCCACCTCCGTCATCACCCAGGCTCCCCCTTCCAACAGGCAGCTGGG GTCGCCCACGGGTTCCCTTCCGCTTGTCGTGCAGCTTCCGAACGGGCAGACCATGCCTGTCCTCCCAGGCCCTCCTGTGCAGATGCCTTCTGTGATATCG CTGGCTCGGCCCATGGCCATGGTGCCCAACATTCCCGGTATTCCTGGGCCCCCCATCAACAGCAGCGGCTCCATCTCGCCCTCGGGCCTCCCCGTGCACTCGGAAGCCAAAATG agGCTGAAGGCCAGCTTGACGGCGTCTTCCTCGCTCAACGGCAGCAACCTGGTGGTGGGCTCAGCCAGCACGATGGTGACTGCGCGCCCGGAGCAGAGTCAGATCCTCGTCCAGCACCCcgacgccccctccccagctcagcCACag GTTTCCCCTGCCCAGCCCACGCCCAGCACCGGCGGGCGGCGGAGGCGCACGGTGGACGAAGACCCCGACGAGCGCCGGCAGCGGTTCCTGGAGCGCAACCGTGCCGCCGCGTCCCGCTGCAGGCAGAAACGCAAGCTCTGGGTGTCTTCCTTGGAGAAGAAAGCCGAGGAGCTCACGACCCAGAACATCCAGCTGAGCGTGA AACGAAGTCACGCTACTGAGGAACGAAGTTGCTCAGCtgaagcagctcctgctggctcACAAGGACTGCCCCGTCACTGCactacagaagaaaacacagggCTATCTCG AAAGCCCGAAGGAGAGCTCGGAGCCCACCGGCTCCCCGGCTCCCGTCATCCAGCACAGCTCCGTCACCGCCTCCCCCAACGGGCTCAGCGTCCGCTCGGCGGCCGAAGCCGTGGCCACCTCGGTGCTCACGCAGATGGCGAGCCAAAGGACAGAACTGGCCGTGCCGCTGCAGCCCCACGTCATCATGGCCCCACAGTCGCAGTCTGCCGGCAGATGATGGCGCAGCCCCCGCGCGGGACACGGAGCGAAGCAAAGCGCGGACTCTGCCCGTCCCCGAGTCCCCGAGCGGTGGGGACggagatggatttttttttttttcttttctttttttttttaaaaaaagtgagTTAA